Proteins encoded together in one Lathyrus oleraceus cultivar Zhongwan6 chromosome 5, CAAS_Psat_ZW6_1.0, whole genome shotgun sequence window:
- the LOC127086028 gene encoding U-box domain-containing protein 35 isoform X1 — MDRIKEGNESSRTRHSVVALAIKGTKKSKYVVQWTLNKFVPEGMIIFKLIHVHAGITGVPTPMGYVPISQVRNDVAAAYEKEMEWKTHQMLLPFKKMCEQRKVHVDLVVIESDDVASAIAEEVTKDAITKLVVGASSGGLFKSKHKGMSAKISACTPRYCTVYAVSKGNLSIRPSDMQIDESITDDTSEISFSSSSSSNYTSTTQTDSGSVASYAALHSSSLATQRFQALSSLNQTLLNTTPGSNETSHSRGQSIDLGRENVATTSARNSDFGRALSRASSYRSIASDTESWVTGQNSVKGSPLASRLSSPNRQENFNLELEKLRIELRHAQGMHAVAQTENIDASRKLSELSKRRSGESMKMKEIIAKEELAKELARQEMEKYEVAAREAAYLKESAEREASERKETELKAIRAAKEKEKLEDALSGSTPQYRKFTWDEIVLATLSFSEDLRIGMGAYGMVYKCTLHHTTVAVKVLHSAGISQSKQFQQELEILSRIRHPNLLLLLGACPDHGCLVYEYMENGSLEDRLFQKNSTTAIPWFDRFRIAWEIASALSFLHSSKPQPIIHRDLKPANILLGGNLVSKIGDIGLSTILDSDDLSTMYKDTAPVGTLSYIDPEYQRSGLISTKSDVYAFGLVMLQLLTAKPATALTHVVETAIEGGNLTDILDRKAGSWPFQETLDLARLALSCAELRRRDRPDLLDHVLPALEKLKEVADKAHHSASMVTIKPKPPNHFICPILQDVMDDPCVAADGYTYDRKAIEKWLEENEKSPMTNMALPHKFLIPNYTLLSAILEWKSKEI; from the exons ATGGATAGGATTAAAGAGGGGAATGAAAGTAGCCGAACTCGGCATTCGGTTGTGGCGCTAGCGATCAAGGGGACCAAGAAAAGCAAGTATGTGGTACAATGGACACTTAACAAGTTTGTGCCTGAGGGAATGATTATCTTCAAGTTGATTCATGTTCATGCTGGTATAACCGGGGTTCCTACACCAA TGGGTTATGTCCCAATTTCACAAGTGCGTAATGATGTAGCGGCTGCTTACGAAAAGGAAATGGAGTGGAAGACGCATCAAATGCTTCTACCTTTTAAGAAAATGTGCGAGCAAAGAAAG GTTCATGTAGATCTTGTAGTAATTGAATCGGATGATGTGGCGTCCGCCATAGCAGAGGAAGTAACTAAGGACGCGATAACCAAGTTAGTCGTTGGAGCTTCATCCGGCGGCTTATTCAAAAG TAAACATAAGGGTATGTCAGCGAAAATTTCGGCATGTACTCCGAGATATTGTACGGTATATGCTGTTTCAAAAGGAAATTTGTCCATACGGCCGTCAGATATGCAGATTGATGAAAGCATTACGGATGACACGAGTGAAATTAGTTTTTCCTCGAGCAGCTCATCGAACTATACTTCTACCACTCAGACAGATTCTGGCTCGGTTGCATCATATGCTGCTTTACATTCGTCTTCTTTGGCAACGCAACGATTTCAAGCTCTTTCGAGTTTGAATCAGACCCTTCTAAACACAACTCCGGGTTCGAATGAAACTAGTCACTCTAGAGGTCAGTCCATTGATCTTGGAAGAGAGAATGTTGCTACAACTTCTGCTAGAAACTCAGATTTTGGTCGCGCTTTGAGTCGAGCCTCTAGTTACAGAAGCATTGCTTCAGATACGGAATCGTGGGTCACTGGTCAAAATTCTGTTAAGGGTTCGCCACTAGCCTCTAGACTTTCGTCACCTAATAGACAG GAAAATTTTAACCTTGAGCTGGAAAAGTTGAGAATTGAACTAAGACATGCCCAGGGAATGCATGCGGTAGCTCAAACCGAGAACATCGATGCATCACGCAAG CTAAGTGAGTTAAGCAAGAGGAGATCAGGAGAATCCATGAAAATGAAGGAGATTATTGCGAAGGAGGAGTTGGCTAAGGAATTAGCGAGACAAGAAATGGAGAAATACGAAGTTGCGGCAAGAGAGGCTGCGTATTTGAAAGAGTCTGCCGAAAGAGAAGCTTCAGAAAGGAAAGAAACAGAATTGAAAGCTATCCGTGCTGCCAAAGAGAAAGAAAAGCTAGAGGACGCTCTAAGCGGTTCGACACCTCAGTACCGAAAGTTTACGTGGGATGAAATAGTTTTAGCCACTTTGTCTTTCTCTGAAGACTTGAGAATCGGAATGGGTGCGTACGGAATGGTGTATAAGTGCACTTTGCATCACACAACTGTCGCTGTTAAAGTTCTCCACTCGGCCGGAATCAGCCAAAGCAAGCAATTCCAGCAGGAG TTAGAGATATTGAGCCGAATTCGTCATCCGAACTTGCTTCTTCTTCTCGGCGCATGTCCCGATCACGGATGCCTTGTGTACGAATACATGGAGAACGGTAGCTTGGAGGATAGACTATTTCAGAAAAACAGTACCACAGCAATCCCGTGGTTTGATAGGTTTCGAATCGCTTGGGAAATCGCGTCAGCTCTTTCCTTTCTTCACAGCTCAAAGCCGCAACCTATCATCCACCGCGACTTGAAACCAGCAAACATCTTGCTTGGTGGTAACCTTGTCAGCAAGATTGGCGATATCGGTCTTTCAACAATCCTCGATTCGGATGATTTATCTACGATGTATAAAGACACGGCCCCTGTTGGGACACTCAGCTACATCGATCCTGAGTATCAAAGGAGCGGTTTAATATCTACGAAATCCGACGTTTATGCTTTCGGATTAGTGATGTTACAGTTGTTGACAGCAAAACCAGCTACAGCGCTGACTCACGTGGTTGAAACAGCAATAGAAGGCGGTAACTTAACCGATATATTGGATCGAAAGGCCGGATCATGGCCATTTCAAGAAACCTTAGACTTAGCTCGATTAGCTTTGAGTTGCGCTGAGCTTCGACGTAGAGACCGACCCGATTTATTAGACCATGTGCTTCCCGCGCTGGAGAAGCTGAAAGAAGTTGCTGATAAAGCTCATCATTCCGCTTCAATGGTTACTATCAAACCTAAACCTCCAAACCATTTCATCTGCCCTATACTTCAG GATGTGATGGACGATCCGTGCGTTGCTGCAGACGGATACACGTATGACCGAAAAGCGATTGAAAAATGGCTCGAAGAGAATGAGAAATCGCCAATGACAAACATGGCTTTGCCTCATAAGTTTTTAATTCctaattacacacttttatcaGCAATTTTGGAGTGGAAGTCCAAAGAAATATGA
- the LOC127086028 gene encoding U-box domain-containing protein 35 isoform X3: protein MDRIKEGNESSRTRHSVVALAIKGTKKSKYVVQWTLNKFVPEGMIIFKLIHVHAGITGVPTPTAAYEKEMEWKTHQMLLPFKKMCEQRKVHVDLVVIESDDVASAIAEEVTKDAITKLVVGASSGGLFKSKHKGMSAKISACTPRYCTVYAVSKGNLSIRPSDMQIDESITDDTSEISFSSSSSSNYTSTTQTDSGSVASYAALHSSSLATQRFQALSSLNQTLLNTTPGSNETSHSRGQSIDLGRENVATTSARNSDFGRALSRASSYRSIASDTESWVTGQNSVKGSPLASRLSSPNRQENFNLELEKLRIELRHAQGMHAVAQTENIDASRKLSELSKRRSGESMKMKEIIAKEELAKELARQEMEKYEVAAREAAYLKESAEREASERKETELKAIRAAKEKEKLEDALSGSTPQYRKFTWDEIVLATLSFSEDLRIGMGAYGMVYKCTLHHTTVAVKVLHSAGISQSKQFQQELEILSRIRHPNLLLLLGACPDHGCLVYEYMENGSLEDRLFQKNSTTAIPWFDRFRIAWEIASALSFLHSSKPQPIIHRDLKPANILLGGNLVSKIGDIGLSTILDSDDLSTMYKDTAPVGTLSYIDPEYQRSGLISTKSDVYAFGLVMLQLLTAKPATALTHVVETAIEGGNLTDILDRKAGSWPFQETLDLARLALSCAELRRRDRPDLLDHVLPALEKLKEVADKAHHSASMVTIKPKPPNHFICPILQDVMDDPCVAADGYTYDRKAIEKWLEENEKSPMTNMALPHKFLIPNYTLLSAILEWKSKEI, encoded by the exons ATGGATAGGATTAAAGAGGGGAATGAAAGTAGCCGAACTCGGCATTCGGTTGTGGCGCTAGCGATCAAGGGGACCAAGAAAAGCAAGTATGTGGTACAATGGACACTTAACAAGTTTGTGCCTGAGGGAATGATTATCTTCAAGTTGATTCATGTTCATGCTGGTATAACCGGGGTTCCTACACCAA CGGCTGCTTACGAAAAGGAAATGGAGTGGAAGACGCATCAAATGCTTCTACCTTTTAAGAAAATGTGCGAGCAAAGAAAG GTTCATGTAGATCTTGTAGTAATTGAATCGGATGATGTGGCGTCCGCCATAGCAGAGGAAGTAACTAAGGACGCGATAACCAAGTTAGTCGTTGGAGCTTCATCCGGCGGCTTATTCAAAAG TAAACATAAGGGTATGTCAGCGAAAATTTCGGCATGTACTCCGAGATATTGTACGGTATATGCTGTTTCAAAAGGAAATTTGTCCATACGGCCGTCAGATATGCAGATTGATGAAAGCATTACGGATGACACGAGTGAAATTAGTTTTTCCTCGAGCAGCTCATCGAACTATACTTCTACCACTCAGACAGATTCTGGCTCGGTTGCATCATATGCTGCTTTACATTCGTCTTCTTTGGCAACGCAACGATTTCAAGCTCTTTCGAGTTTGAATCAGACCCTTCTAAACACAACTCCGGGTTCGAATGAAACTAGTCACTCTAGAGGTCAGTCCATTGATCTTGGAAGAGAGAATGTTGCTACAACTTCTGCTAGAAACTCAGATTTTGGTCGCGCTTTGAGTCGAGCCTCTAGTTACAGAAGCATTGCTTCAGATACGGAATCGTGGGTCACTGGTCAAAATTCTGTTAAGGGTTCGCCACTAGCCTCTAGACTTTCGTCACCTAATAGACAG GAAAATTTTAACCTTGAGCTGGAAAAGTTGAGAATTGAACTAAGACATGCCCAGGGAATGCATGCGGTAGCTCAAACCGAGAACATCGATGCATCACGCAAG CTAAGTGAGTTAAGCAAGAGGAGATCAGGAGAATCCATGAAAATGAAGGAGATTATTGCGAAGGAGGAGTTGGCTAAGGAATTAGCGAGACAAGAAATGGAGAAATACGAAGTTGCGGCAAGAGAGGCTGCGTATTTGAAAGAGTCTGCCGAAAGAGAAGCTTCAGAAAGGAAAGAAACAGAATTGAAAGCTATCCGTGCTGCCAAAGAGAAAGAAAAGCTAGAGGACGCTCTAAGCGGTTCGACACCTCAGTACCGAAAGTTTACGTGGGATGAAATAGTTTTAGCCACTTTGTCTTTCTCTGAAGACTTGAGAATCGGAATGGGTGCGTACGGAATGGTGTATAAGTGCACTTTGCATCACACAACTGTCGCTGTTAAAGTTCTCCACTCGGCCGGAATCAGCCAAAGCAAGCAATTCCAGCAGGAG TTAGAGATATTGAGCCGAATTCGTCATCCGAACTTGCTTCTTCTTCTCGGCGCATGTCCCGATCACGGATGCCTTGTGTACGAATACATGGAGAACGGTAGCTTGGAGGATAGACTATTTCAGAAAAACAGTACCACAGCAATCCCGTGGTTTGATAGGTTTCGAATCGCTTGGGAAATCGCGTCAGCTCTTTCCTTTCTTCACAGCTCAAAGCCGCAACCTATCATCCACCGCGACTTGAAACCAGCAAACATCTTGCTTGGTGGTAACCTTGTCAGCAAGATTGGCGATATCGGTCTTTCAACAATCCTCGATTCGGATGATTTATCTACGATGTATAAAGACACGGCCCCTGTTGGGACACTCAGCTACATCGATCCTGAGTATCAAAGGAGCGGTTTAATATCTACGAAATCCGACGTTTATGCTTTCGGATTAGTGATGTTACAGTTGTTGACAGCAAAACCAGCTACAGCGCTGACTCACGTGGTTGAAACAGCAATAGAAGGCGGTAACTTAACCGATATATTGGATCGAAAGGCCGGATCATGGCCATTTCAAGAAACCTTAGACTTAGCTCGATTAGCTTTGAGTTGCGCTGAGCTTCGACGTAGAGACCGACCCGATTTATTAGACCATGTGCTTCCCGCGCTGGAGAAGCTGAAAGAAGTTGCTGATAAAGCTCATCATTCCGCTTCAATGGTTACTATCAAACCTAAACCTCCAAACCATTTCATCTGCCCTATACTTCAG GATGTGATGGACGATCCGTGCGTTGCTGCAGACGGATACACGTATGACCGAAAAGCGATTGAAAAATGGCTCGAAGAGAATGAGAAATCGCCAATGACAAACATGGCTTTGCCTCATAAGTTTTTAATTCctaattacacacttttatcaGCAATTTTGGAGTGGAAGTCCAAAGAAATATGA
- the LOC127086028 gene encoding U-box domain-containing protein 35 isoform X4 — protein MDRIKEGNESSRTRHSVVALAIKGTKKSKYVVQWTLNKFVPEGMIIFKLIHVHAAAAYEKEMEWKTHQMLLPFKKMCEQRKVHVDLVVIESDDVASAIAEEVTKDAITKLVVGASSGGLFKSKHKGMSAKISACTPRYCTVYAVSKGNLSIRPSDMQIDESITDDTSEISFSSSSSSNYTSTTQTDSGSVASYAALHSSSLATQRFQALSSLNQTLLNTTPGSNETSHSRGQSIDLGRENVATTSARNSDFGRALSRASSYRSIASDTESWVTGQNSVKGSPLASRLSSPNRQENFNLELEKLRIELRHAQGMHAVAQTENIDASRKLSELSKRRSGESMKMKEIIAKEELAKELARQEMEKYEVAAREAAYLKESAEREASERKETELKAIRAAKEKEKLEDALSGSTPQYRKFTWDEIVLATLSFSEDLRIGMGAYGMVYKCTLHHTTVAVKVLHSAGISQSKQFQQELEILSRIRHPNLLLLLGACPDHGCLVYEYMENGSLEDRLFQKNSTTAIPWFDRFRIAWEIASALSFLHSSKPQPIIHRDLKPANILLGGNLVSKIGDIGLSTILDSDDLSTMYKDTAPVGTLSYIDPEYQRSGLISTKSDVYAFGLVMLQLLTAKPATALTHVVETAIEGGNLTDILDRKAGSWPFQETLDLARLALSCAELRRRDRPDLLDHVLPALEKLKEVADKAHHSASMVTIKPKPPNHFICPILQDVMDDPCVAADGYTYDRKAIEKWLEENEKSPMTNMALPHKFLIPNYTLLSAILEWKSKEI, from the exons ATGGATAGGATTAAAGAGGGGAATGAAAGTAGCCGAACTCGGCATTCGGTTGTGGCGCTAGCGATCAAGGGGACCAAGAAAAGCAAGTATGTGGTACAATGGACACTTAACAAGTTTGTGCCTGAGGGAATGATTATCTTCAAGTTGATTCATGTTCATGCTG CGGCTGCTTACGAAAAGGAAATGGAGTGGAAGACGCATCAAATGCTTCTACCTTTTAAGAAAATGTGCGAGCAAAGAAAG GTTCATGTAGATCTTGTAGTAATTGAATCGGATGATGTGGCGTCCGCCATAGCAGAGGAAGTAACTAAGGACGCGATAACCAAGTTAGTCGTTGGAGCTTCATCCGGCGGCTTATTCAAAAG TAAACATAAGGGTATGTCAGCGAAAATTTCGGCATGTACTCCGAGATATTGTACGGTATATGCTGTTTCAAAAGGAAATTTGTCCATACGGCCGTCAGATATGCAGATTGATGAAAGCATTACGGATGACACGAGTGAAATTAGTTTTTCCTCGAGCAGCTCATCGAACTATACTTCTACCACTCAGACAGATTCTGGCTCGGTTGCATCATATGCTGCTTTACATTCGTCTTCTTTGGCAACGCAACGATTTCAAGCTCTTTCGAGTTTGAATCAGACCCTTCTAAACACAACTCCGGGTTCGAATGAAACTAGTCACTCTAGAGGTCAGTCCATTGATCTTGGAAGAGAGAATGTTGCTACAACTTCTGCTAGAAACTCAGATTTTGGTCGCGCTTTGAGTCGAGCCTCTAGTTACAGAAGCATTGCTTCAGATACGGAATCGTGGGTCACTGGTCAAAATTCTGTTAAGGGTTCGCCACTAGCCTCTAGACTTTCGTCACCTAATAGACAG GAAAATTTTAACCTTGAGCTGGAAAAGTTGAGAATTGAACTAAGACATGCCCAGGGAATGCATGCGGTAGCTCAAACCGAGAACATCGATGCATCACGCAAG CTAAGTGAGTTAAGCAAGAGGAGATCAGGAGAATCCATGAAAATGAAGGAGATTATTGCGAAGGAGGAGTTGGCTAAGGAATTAGCGAGACAAGAAATGGAGAAATACGAAGTTGCGGCAAGAGAGGCTGCGTATTTGAAAGAGTCTGCCGAAAGAGAAGCTTCAGAAAGGAAAGAAACAGAATTGAAAGCTATCCGTGCTGCCAAAGAGAAAGAAAAGCTAGAGGACGCTCTAAGCGGTTCGACACCTCAGTACCGAAAGTTTACGTGGGATGAAATAGTTTTAGCCACTTTGTCTTTCTCTGAAGACTTGAGAATCGGAATGGGTGCGTACGGAATGGTGTATAAGTGCACTTTGCATCACACAACTGTCGCTGTTAAAGTTCTCCACTCGGCCGGAATCAGCCAAAGCAAGCAATTCCAGCAGGAG TTAGAGATATTGAGCCGAATTCGTCATCCGAACTTGCTTCTTCTTCTCGGCGCATGTCCCGATCACGGATGCCTTGTGTACGAATACATGGAGAACGGTAGCTTGGAGGATAGACTATTTCAGAAAAACAGTACCACAGCAATCCCGTGGTTTGATAGGTTTCGAATCGCTTGGGAAATCGCGTCAGCTCTTTCCTTTCTTCACAGCTCAAAGCCGCAACCTATCATCCACCGCGACTTGAAACCAGCAAACATCTTGCTTGGTGGTAACCTTGTCAGCAAGATTGGCGATATCGGTCTTTCAACAATCCTCGATTCGGATGATTTATCTACGATGTATAAAGACACGGCCCCTGTTGGGACACTCAGCTACATCGATCCTGAGTATCAAAGGAGCGGTTTAATATCTACGAAATCCGACGTTTATGCTTTCGGATTAGTGATGTTACAGTTGTTGACAGCAAAACCAGCTACAGCGCTGACTCACGTGGTTGAAACAGCAATAGAAGGCGGTAACTTAACCGATATATTGGATCGAAAGGCCGGATCATGGCCATTTCAAGAAACCTTAGACTTAGCTCGATTAGCTTTGAGTTGCGCTGAGCTTCGACGTAGAGACCGACCCGATTTATTAGACCATGTGCTTCCCGCGCTGGAGAAGCTGAAAGAAGTTGCTGATAAAGCTCATCATTCCGCTTCAATGGTTACTATCAAACCTAAACCTCCAAACCATTTCATCTGCCCTATACTTCAG GATGTGATGGACGATCCGTGCGTTGCTGCAGACGGATACACGTATGACCGAAAAGCGATTGAAAAATGGCTCGAAGAGAATGAGAAATCGCCAATGACAAACATGGCTTTGCCTCATAAGTTTTTAATTCctaattacacacttttatcaGCAATTTTGGAGTGGAAGTCCAAAGAAATATGA
- the LOC127086028 gene encoding U-box domain-containing protein 35 isoform X2, producing MDRIKEGNESSRTRHSVVALAIKGTKKSKYVVQWTLNKFVPEGMIIFKLIHVHAVGYVPISQVRNDVAAAYEKEMEWKTHQMLLPFKKMCEQRKVHVDLVVIESDDVASAIAEEVTKDAITKLVVGASSGGLFKSKHKGMSAKISACTPRYCTVYAVSKGNLSIRPSDMQIDESITDDTSEISFSSSSSSNYTSTTQTDSGSVASYAALHSSSLATQRFQALSSLNQTLLNTTPGSNETSHSRGQSIDLGRENVATTSARNSDFGRALSRASSYRSIASDTESWVTGQNSVKGSPLASRLSSPNRQENFNLELEKLRIELRHAQGMHAVAQTENIDASRKLSELSKRRSGESMKMKEIIAKEELAKELARQEMEKYEVAAREAAYLKESAEREASERKETELKAIRAAKEKEKLEDALSGSTPQYRKFTWDEIVLATLSFSEDLRIGMGAYGMVYKCTLHHTTVAVKVLHSAGISQSKQFQQELEILSRIRHPNLLLLLGACPDHGCLVYEYMENGSLEDRLFQKNSTTAIPWFDRFRIAWEIASALSFLHSSKPQPIIHRDLKPANILLGGNLVSKIGDIGLSTILDSDDLSTMYKDTAPVGTLSYIDPEYQRSGLISTKSDVYAFGLVMLQLLTAKPATALTHVVETAIEGGNLTDILDRKAGSWPFQETLDLARLALSCAELRRRDRPDLLDHVLPALEKLKEVADKAHHSASMVTIKPKPPNHFICPILQDVMDDPCVAADGYTYDRKAIEKWLEENEKSPMTNMALPHKFLIPNYTLLSAILEWKSKEI from the exons ATGGATAGGATTAAAGAGGGGAATGAAAGTAGCCGAACTCGGCATTCGGTTGTGGCGCTAGCGATCAAGGGGACCAAGAAAAGCAAGTATGTGGTACAATGGACACTTAACAAGTTTGTGCCTGAGGGAATGATTATCTTCAAGTTGATTCATGTTCATGCTG TGGGTTATGTCCCAATTTCACAAGTGCGTAATGATGTAGCGGCTGCTTACGAAAAGGAAATGGAGTGGAAGACGCATCAAATGCTTCTACCTTTTAAGAAAATGTGCGAGCAAAGAAAG GTTCATGTAGATCTTGTAGTAATTGAATCGGATGATGTGGCGTCCGCCATAGCAGAGGAAGTAACTAAGGACGCGATAACCAAGTTAGTCGTTGGAGCTTCATCCGGCGGCTTATTCAAAAG TAAACATAAGGGTATGTCAGCGAAAATTTCGGCATGTACTCCGAGATATTGTACGGTATATGCTGTTTCAAAAGGAAATTTGTCCATACGGCCGTCAGATATGCAGATTGATGAAAGCATTACGGATGACACGAGTGAAATTAGTTTTTCCTCGAGCAGCTCATCGAACTATACTTCTACCACTCAGACAGATTCTGGCTCGGTTGCATCATATGCTGCTTTACATTCGTCTTCTTTGGCAACGCAACGATTTCAAGCTCTTTCGAGTTTGAATCAGACCCTTCTAAACACAACTCCGGGTTCGAATGAAACTAGTCACTCTAGAGGTCAGTCCATTGATCTTGGAAGAGAGAATGTTGCTACAACTTCTGCTAGAAACTCAGATTTTGGTCGCGCTTTGAGTCGAGCCTCTAGTTACAGAAGCATTGCTTCAGATACGGAATCGTGGGTCACTGGTCAAAATTCTGTTAAGGGTTCGCCACTAGCCTCTAGACTTTCGTCACCTAATAGACAG GAAAATTTTAACCTTGAGCTGGAAAAGTTGAGAATTGAACTAAGACATGCCCAGGGAATGCATGCGGTAGCTCAAACCGAGAACATCGATGCATCACGCAAG CTAAGTGAGTTAAGCAAGAGGAGATCAGGAGAATCCATGAAAATGAAGGAGATTATTGCGAAGGAGGAGTTGGCTAAGGAATTAGCGAGACAAGAAATGGAGAAATACGAAGTTGCGGCAAGAGAGGCTGCGTATTTGAAAGAGTCTGCCGAAAGAGAAGCTTCAGAAAGGAAAGAAACAGAATTGAAAGCTATCCGTGCTGCCAAAGAGAAAGAAAAGCTAGAGGACGCTCTAAGCGGTTCGACACCTCAGTACCGAAAGTTTACGTGGGATGAAATAGTTTTAGCCACTTTGTCTTTCTCTGAAGACTTGAGAATCGGAATGGGTGCGTACGGAATGGTGTATAAGTGCACTTTGCATCACACAACTGTCGCTGTTAAAGTTCTCCACTCGGCCGGAATCAGCCAAAGCAAGCAATTCCAGCAGGAG TTAGAGATATTGAGCCGAATTCGTCATCCGAACTTGCTTCTTCTTCTCGGCGCATGTCCCGATCACGGATGCCTTGTGTACGAATACATGGAGAACGGTAGCTTGGAGGATAGACTATTTCAGAAAAACAGTACCACAGCAATCCCGTGGTTTGATAGGTTTCGAATCGCTTGGGAAATCGCGTCAGCTCTTTCCTTTCTTCACAGCTCAAAGCCGCAACCTATCATCCACCGCGACTTGAAACCAGCAAACATCTTGCTTGGTGGTAACCTTGTCAGCAAGATTGGCGATATCGGTCTTTCAACAATCCTCGATTCGGATGATTTATCTACGATGTATAAAGACACGGCCCCTGTTGGGACACTCAGCTACATCGATCCTGAGTATCAAAGGAGCGGTTTAATATCTACGAAATCCGACGTTTATGCTTTCGGATTAGTGATGTTACAGTTGTTGACAGCAAAACCAGCTACAGCGCTGACTCACGTGGTTGAAACAGCAATAGAAGGCGGTAACTTAACCGATATATTGGATCGAAAGGCCGGATCATGGCCATTTCAAGAAACCTTAGACTTAGCTCGATTAGCTTTGAGTTGCGCTGAGCTTCGACGTAGAGACCGACCCGATTTATTAGACCATGTGCTTCCCGCGCTGGAGAAGCTGAAAGAAGTTGCTGATAAAGCTCATCATTCCGCTTCAATGGTTACTATCAAACCTAAACCTCCAAACCATTTCATCTGCCCTATACTTCAG GATGTGATGGACGATCCGTGCGTTGCTGCAGACGGATACACGTATGACCGAAAAGCGATTGAAAAATGGCTCGAAGAGAATGAGAAATCGCCAATGACAAACATGGCTTTGCCTCATAAGTTTTTAATTCctaattacacacttttatcaGCAATTTTGGAGTGGAAGTCCAAAGAAATATGA
- the LOC127081790 gene encoding uncharacterized mitochondrial protein AtMg00810-like, whose translation MAYIMLYVDDIILITSTQVLRQSIMSLLASEFAMKDSGPLSYFLSIAVSRHPDAIFLSQSTYALDIFERAGMASCKPSVTPVDTKQKLNTSSDTSYEDPSLYQTLAGALQYLTFTRPDISYVVQQVCLHMHDPRTKHMLAFKHILRYVQGTLHFRLHLSPSPITKLISYTDADWDGCPDTRRSTSDYCVFSR comes from the coding sequence ATGGCCTACATTATGCTCTATGTAGACGACATTATCCTTATCACCTCCACTCAAGTCCTCCGCCAATCAATTATGTCACTCTTAGCATCTGAGTTTGCAATGAAGGATTCAGGCCCTCTGAGTTACTTTCTGAGTATTGCAGTATCTCGTCATCCTGATGCCATATTTCTCAGTCAAAGCACTTATGCTTTAGATATCTTTGAACGTGCTGGCATGGCGTCCTGTAAACCATCAGTCACTCCTGTTGACACCAAGCAGAAACTCAACACCTCCTCCGACACTTCTTATGAGGATCCCTCATTGTATCAGACTCTTGCAGGGGCCCTACAGTATCTCACCTTCACTCGACCTGATATATCATATGTTGTTCAACAAGTTTGTCTTCACATGCATGACCCTCGCACGAAACACATGCTTGCTTTTAAGCACATTTTGCGCTATGTTCAGGGAACCTTACATTTTAGACTACACTTATCCCCATCTCCCATTACAAAGCTTATCTCCTACACTGACGCTGATTGGGATGGATGTCCTGACACCAGACGTTCTACATCTGATTACTGTGTGTTTTCTAGGTGA